From the genome of Candidatus Eremiobacteraceae bacterium, one region includes:
- a CDS encoding YafY family protein gives MKSDRLLTMLLTLQAKGRMPAHVLAEALEVSTRTVYRDVDALSAAGVPVYAERGARGGVVLASGYRAALTNLGEKEIRALFVSASNPLADLGLGGSLSRSLELLAGALPADKRRSAERARGRIFIDAKRWTQAEQPREHLAELQRAIWSDLRVALHYRDRAGKVTRRVVEPLGLVAKAGIWYVPARSGGEMRVFRAERIIDAQATTERFEWPADFNLESFWREWSAALSDRAPRYEVELRIIRDENEVRDALAWWEARFDADDQRARVSYPSRETAIGDVLGYGGSVEALAPEEFRTAVMNRAKDAYGVYAERFA, from the coding sequence ATGAAGAGCGACCGGCTCCTGACGATGCTGCTGACCCTCCAGGCCAAGGGCCGCATGCCGGCGCACGTCCTGGCCGAAGCGCTGGAAGTCTCCACGCGGACCGTCTATCGCGACGTGGACGCCCTCAGCGCGGCCGGCGTGCCCGTGTACGCCGAGCGCGGCGCGCGCGGCGGCGTCGTGCTTGCCTCAGGCTATCGGGCCGCGCTCACGAACCTCGGCGAGAAAGAGATCCGCGCTCTCTTCGTCTCCGCTTCGAATCCGCTTGCCGACCTCGGGCTCGGCGGCAGCCTATCGCGATCGCTCGAGCTTCTCGCCGGGGCGCTGCCGGCCGACAAACGTCGTTCGGCTGAACGCGCTCGCGGCCGGATCTTCATCGACGCCAAGCGCTGGACGCAAGCCGAACAGCCGCGCGAACATCTCGCCGAATTGCAGCGCGCGATCTGGAGCGATCTTCGTGTCGCGCTGCACTATCGCGACCGAGCGGGCAAAGTCACGCGTCGCGTCGTCGAGCCGCTTGGACTCGTCGCAAAAGCCGGAATCTGGTATGTGCCGGCACGATCGGGCGGGGAGATGCGGGTTTTTCGTGCGGAGCGCATCATCGACGCGCAGGCGACGACCGAGCGCTTCGAATGGCCCGCGGATTTCAACCTGGAGTCGTTCTGGCGTGAATGGAGCGCGGCGCTCTCCGACCGCGCCCCGCGCTACGAAGTCGAGCTTCGCATCATCCGCGACGAAAACGAGGTGCGAGATGCGCTCGCATGGTGGGAAGCGCGTTTCGACGCTGACGACCAAAGAGCACGCGTCTCGTACCCATCGCGGGAGACCGCGATCGGCGACGTCTTGGGATATGGTGGCTCGGTTGAAGCGCTCGCACCCGAAGAGTTCAGAACGGCGGTCATGAACCGGGCGAAGGACGCGTATGGCGTCTACGCAGAGCGCTTCGCTTAA